The following are from one region of the Dermacentor albipictus isolate Rhodes 1998 colony chromosome 5, USDA_Dalb.pri_finalv2, whole genome shotgun sequence genome:
- the LOC135909301 gene encoding skin secretory protein xP2-like has translation MLTSLAVHLSARPPKRITRQSRNRGGGSSYARPDAGGAGGGGGDVDYGGPAPGVTFDDDVGPDVDLPAPGAGPAPGYGPGPAPAPAPAPRPRPAPGPAPRPAPGPGPAPGPARPAPGGGGGYGDGGYGGGGAGGTGGGGYGGGGAGGTGGGGYGGGGAGGAGGGGGGGAGGGGGGGGHDDGQYHGHDDHGQWRLEDAIPGTPETDYPTFTTIPQTSFDCSAQEYPAGYYADVEARCQVFHICQSDGRSDAFLCPVGTLFNQRYFVCDWWRNVNCDEAPNYYNLNGDLYKPGPSWSPGGGAPDGQGYVPPAPAPAPPPRPGPAPGPGPAPYPGPAPAPAPGPAPAPYPSPAPAPAPAPAPYPSPAPAPAPAPYPGPAPGPAPSPGPAPDYGRPETPQPGPPSDYDQDDYDQPARGYGGGGRRPRANLAQPSDWNAVYYYDQPDQAEQGRSEESEQRSVEGEYQA, from the exons ATGCTAA CTTCGCTGGCGGTCCACCTGTCCGCTCGGCCACCAAAAAGG ATAACCCGACAGTCGCGCAACCGTGGCGGCGGAAGCAGCTACGCGCGGCCTGACGCTGGCGGCGCCGGCGGTGGAGGCGGCGATGTCGACTACGGCGGTCCAGCACCCGGGGTGACCTTCGACGATGACGTGGGACCCGACGTAGACCTACCTGCTCCAGGAGCCGGTCCAGCGCCGGGCTATGGCCCTGGTCCGGCACCTGCTCCGGCACCAGCGCCGAGGCCCA GACCGGCACCAGGCCCTGCTCCAAGACCGGCTCCTGGACCCGGGCCCGCGCCGGGACCGGCACGCCCAGCTCCTGGCGGTGGAGGCGGCTACGGCGATGGCGGTTACGGTGGTGGTGGAGCAGGCGGAACAGGCGGCGGCGGTTACGGCGGTGGTGGAGCAGGCGGAACAGGCGGCGGCGGTTACGGCGGTGGTGGAGCAGGCGGAGCAGGCGGCGGCGGAGggggaggagcaggaggaggaggaggaggaggcggtcACGACGATGGCCAGTACCACGGCCACGATGACCACGGCCAGTGGCGCCTGGAGGACGCCATCCCCGGCACGCCGGAGACTGACTACCCGACTTTCACCACCATCCCGCAGACCAGTTTCGACTGCAGCGCGCAGGAGTATCCGGCCGGGTACTACGCTGACGTCGAAGCACGATGCCAG GTGTTCCACATCTGCCAGTCGGACGGTCGCAGCGACGCCTTCCTCTGCCCCGTGGGAACCCTCTTCAACCAACGGTACTTCGTCTGCGACTGGTGGCGGAACGTGAACTGCGATGAGGCGCCCAACTATTACAATCTCAACGGCGACCTCTACAAGCCCGGGCCCTCGTGGAGTCCTGGTGGTGGTGCTCCCGACGGACAGGGATACGTTCCACCGGCGCCGGCTCCAGCTCCACCACCAAGACCAGGTCCTGCGCCAGGTCCAGGTCCGGCCCCGTACCCCGGCCCGGCTCCAGCTCCTGCTCCAGGTCCAGCCCCGGCCCCGTATCCCTCCCCGGCTCCAGCTCCAGCCCCAGCTCCAGCTCCGTATCCCAGCCCAGCTCCAGCTCCAGCGCCAGCACCATATCCCGGTCCGGCTCCGGGTCCTGCTCCGAGTCCAGGGCCAGCACCCGATTATGGAAGGCCCGAGACGCCTCAGCCCGGACCTCCGTCGGATTACGACCAGGATGACTACGATCAGCCAGCGAGAGGCTACGGAGGAGGAGGCCGAAGGCCACGCGCAAACCTCGCGCAACCCAGCGACTGGAACGCCGTGTACTACTACGACCAACCCGACCAGGCAGAACAAGGCCGTTCAGAGGAGAGCGAACAGCGCAGCGTGGAAGGAGAGTATCAGGCGTAG